A genomic segment from Spinacia oleracea cultivar Varoflay chromosome 3, BTI_SOV_V1, whole genome shotgun sequence encodes:
- the LOC110776333 gene encoding peroxidase 72 — protein MVKSMGYFILVALLALAPLCLSHKIHGGGGRGGYLHPQFYDHSCPQLHQIIKSVVAQAVSRDRRMAASLLRLHFHDCFVKGCDASLLLDNGGGIVSEKGSNPNRNSVRGFEVIDAIKAAVEKACPHTVSCADILAVVARDSTVIAGGPNWEVPLGRRDSRGASLSGSNNDIPAPNNTFNTILTKFKRQGLDLIDLVALSGAHTIGNARCVSFRQRLYNQNRNGQPDFTLDQVYASKLRNQCPRSGGDQNLFFLDYVSPFSFDNSYYRNILANKGLLNSDQVLLTKNHASMQLVKQYAENMELFFDHFSKSIVKMGNISPLTGMQGEIRQNCRRINAY, from the exons ATGGTTAAGTCCATGGGCTACTTCATTTTGGTGGCTCTCCTAGCACTTGCCCCTCTATGCTTATCTCACAAAATACACGGTGGTGGTGGTCGAGGTGGCTATCTCCACCCTCAGTTCTACGACCACTCGTGCCCTCAACTGCATCAGATTATCAAGTCAGTTGTTGCTCAGGCGGTTTCAAGGGATCGTAGGATGGCTGCTTCCTTGCTTAGGCTTCATTTCCATGACTGCTTTGTTAAG GGATGTGATGCCTCATTGTTGCTAGACAATGGTGGAGGCATAGTCTCTGAGAAGGGGTCCAACCCTAACAGGAACTCAGTTCGAGGGTTTGAGGTCATTGATGCTATCAAGGCTGCAGTAGAGAAAGCATGCCCTCATACTGTCTCTTGTGCTGATATCCTTGCTGTAGTTGCCAGAGATTCAACTGTCATT GCTGGTGGACCGAACTGGGAGGTGCCCCTAGGAAGAAGGGATTCAAGAGGAGCAAGTTTGAGTGGATCAAACAATGACATTCCTGCTCCAAACAACACTTTTAACACCATTCTTACCAAGTTCAAACGCCAAGGCCTCGATCTTATTGACCTTGTTGCCCTCTCAGGTGCTCACACAATAGGAAATGCAAGGTGTGTTAGTTTCAGACAAAGGTTGTACAACCAGAACAGAAACGGGCAACCAGATTTCACACTTGACCAAGTTTATGCTTCTAAGTTGCGCAACCAGTGCCCGCGGTCAGGTGGTGACCAAAACCTGTTCTTTTTAGACTATGTTTCCCCCTTCAGTTTTGACAACAGTTACTACAGAAACATATTGGCTAACAAAGGGTTACTGAATTCTGATCAAGTTTTATTAACCAAGAATCATGCTTCAATGCAATTAGTGAAGCAATATGCTGAAAATATGGAGTTGTTTTTTGATCATTTTTCCAAGTCCATTGTTAAAATGGGTAATATTTCCCCATTGACAGGAATGCAGGGTGAAATCAGGCAAAACTGTAGGAGGATTAATGCTTACTAA
- the LOC110776336 gene encoding peroxidase 72-like, whose translation MVKYMMSYFIVLALLAFAPICFSNKFQGGGYLYPQFYDRSCPQLQQIVKSVVAQAVSRDRRMAASLLRLHFHDCFVKGCDASVLLDNSGSIISEKGSNTNRNSARGFEVIDEIKAAVEKACPRIVSCADILALAARDSTVIAGGPNWLVPVGRRDSRGASLSGSNNDIPAPNNTFNTILTKFKRQGLDLIDLVALSGAHTIGNARCVSFRQRLYNQNRNGQPDFTLDQGYASELRNQCPQSGGDQNLFFLDYATPFNFDNSYYRNILANKGLLNSDQVLLTKNYESMQLVKQYAENMELFFDHFANSIVKMGNISPLTGMKGEIRQNCRSINYY comes from the exons ATGGTTAAGTACATGATGAGCTACTTCATTGTTCTTGCTCTTCTAGCATTTGCTCCTATATGTTTCTCTAACAAATTCCAAGGAGGAGGGTATCTCTACCCTCAGTTCTATGACCGTTCATGCCCACAACTCCAACAAATAGTCAAGTCTGTCGTTGCTCAGGCGGTTTCTAGGGATCGTCGTATGGCTGCTTCCTTGCTTAGGCTTCACTTTCACGACTGCTTTGTTAAG GGATGTGATGCATCAGTGCTGCTAGACAACAGTGGAAGCATAATCTCAGAAAAGGGATCCAACACCAACAGGAACTCAGCTCGAGGGTTTGAGGTCATTGATGAAATCAAGGCCGCAGTAGAGAAAGCATGCCCGCGTATTGTCTCTTGTGCTGATATCCTTGCTTTAGCCGCTAGAGATTCAACTGTTATT GCTGGTGGACCAAATTGGCTCGTACCTGTAGGAAGAAGGGATTCAAGAGGAGCAAGTTTGAGTGGATCTAACAATGACATTCCTGCTCCTAACAACACATTTAACACCATTCTTACCAAGTTTAAGCGTCAAGGCCTTGATCTTATAGACCTTGTTGCCCTCTCAG GTGCTCACACAATAGGAAACGCAAGGTGTGTTAGCTTCAGACAAAGGTTGTACAACCAGAACAGAAACGGACAACCAGATTTCACACTTGACCAAGGATATGCTTCTGAGTTGCGCAACCAATGCCCGCAATCCGGTGGTGACCAAAACTTGTTCTTCTTAGACTACGCAACCCCCTTCAATTTTGACAACAGCTACTACAGAAACATATTGGCTAACAAAGGGTTGCTGAATTCTGACCAAGTTTTGTTAACCAAGAATTATGAATCGATGCAATTAGTGAAGCAATATGCAGAAAACATGGAGTTGTTCTTTGATCATTTTGCTAACTCGATTGTTAAGATGGGTAATATTTCACCATTGACAGGGATGAAAGGAGAGATTAGGCAGAATTGCAGGAGTATTAATTACTATTGA